aagtgatgggttgttagattgtaagactaataaagcatgtttatctgtggccccacagggccccgggttgtatcgtcataataatgacaaaacacgcaccgggcctcgcacatggtcgggtgggaaccggaagaaaacaggcaggtgccactattgtggaaaggagggccactggatgagggaatgccatgcgcggcggagggatgagcagagtaggacgggagaattaggggatgtgttgcaaggccagaatcccggacctaagggctatcggcagaataacggacaggaccagcgctatcacgccccgctatagggctgcccccagggtacggaatccacagccgttgccatgttaaatctctcttttagctctcctcgtaacgcggagctccctcttgtgcctctgtgtttggcaggaagggagtatccgtttatacttgatactggggccactatgtcttcagtagggagggattatgagggtcctttatctacacggtttgttagctctgtggggatagaaggggttccttttgactctagttgtacaccacccttacctgtcatctgcactctggacccttcattgcgtttttcacactctttcatttttatgccagagtgcccttttaatcttttaggtcgcgacctcatgagtcttctcggactctcgatctcctttagcggctcacacatgattgttgatactccggacggtgctccgcctgatgtttttgctctatccagttctgtgctgccacataacattctgaacgctgcttgtacgtcccaagctctttcccctgttctctctgctcttcctaacaccctgtgggcggatcataaggacgatgtgggctctgtgagctgctctccgtatgaagctgttattaaacactctacacctgtttatgttaaacaataccctctgtctcctagtaagctcgatggtattgacaatattttacaatctcttttgcagcaaggtgtcgtggttccttgtgtcagcccgtataacaccccagtgaacccggtcccaaaaccggatggcacatggcgcctcactcaagatctacgtaaaataaatgaactcatcgttcccgtggctccagtggtccctgacgttccttctcttatgtcttctattccgtgtgaccatgcttatttctctgtgattgatttgtgctctgcctttttcagtgttcctgtgggccatgagactcagcccctgtttgctttcacacacaggggaagacaatacacgtggacgcggttgccacagggtttcattgactcaccggcggtcttcactgccgtattgcgggacgcgctggctgatctctgtcttccccggggctccacggtgctccagtacgcggatgatcttctggtaacggcggaggatcaagacgcttgtgctgccgccacattgtctctcctcacactcctggcgcagaagggtttcaaggtctcccgcacgaagttgcagttttgcctcacaactgttcgctacttgggacatgacctctcccagggttccaggaggcttagcccggaacgcgttcaagtcattatggacactcaggtacctgcaaccaagcacgctctcatggcatttctgggcctcatcaattactgtcgtcaatggatccctgactgttcaatctatgacaagtgtttgcgttcagctataagtcactcagatcctttgactcagcccctggtctggactgaggacatgctaacggccttcaaggctctgaagcaagctttgtgctccgcccctgctctcgggctgccgaactatcgtttgccgtttcacctgtatgtgtgcaatcagaaggggaccgcctctggggtgctggctcaggagcacggggggggcatgcgaccttgcgcgtttctgtctaaaactcttgacgctgtggcacaagggcttcctggctgtcttagggctgttgctgcgtgtgctctcatggtcacggacgctgaaaaacttgttttgtcgcatccgctcattttacacacttcacatgacgtcgtgtacattctgcggaatcttagcactcagcatttgtctgctcagcgtcgctctggctatgagtttattcttttggccacagagcatctcactgttaagccctcctcgtcgtttgattctgtcgcccacgctcttcagcgtcttcttaactcacaggatgacgatgttgcgtttgactcacatgactgtctttctaatatcgtttttgagactagcatctgcccagacttacactccacccctctttccacaggcgattctctttttgtagatggttcctgttcccgccctgcggatggtgtgttcctgtgtggttactctgtttgtcgcctccctgatgaaattgttgaagctcattctttgcctttttcttctgctcaggctgcggagctctatgctttgactcgcgcatgtattttggctcaagacacagacgttactatttacaccgactcacgctacgctttcggcgtggcgcacgacttcggccgcatttgggcgtctcgggggtttacgacagccgacggtaagcccatttctcattcttcacttgttactgatttaatcaccgcctgtctccttccgtgcacgttggccattgttaagacacgcgcgcacacaagaggggactcatttgaagtaaagggcaattcattcgctgatcgagtcgctaaagctgcagccgcatccggtgtcctgcctccaggctttaattgcgctttagtttctactgatcgcatggttagcgctgtcttacctgacatagatctcatttctatccaggcctcggcctctgtggcagatacacagttctgggacgcccagggcgcgacagagaagagtggcgttttgcttgacgcacagggccgtctttgtttacctcgtcactgtactccctttctcgtccgcgagttccatggtcccactcatcgcggccgaagaggggtagtggaggatatgaacagaacattctgcatcaataatttgcacacagacgcacacaacattctggacaagtgtttaacgtgcgcccagaataatctatctaaaccaggcgcggtacatcagcaccttcccatacccgacacgcctttccaagaatggcagatcgacttcactcacatgccaaagcagggcccgttcaaataccttttggtcatgattgacaaattttcacggtggattgaggctttcccgtgtagcaaagagaacgcccgaacagcagtgaacaaacttacacaggaaattatcccacgttacggtcttccggtaggaattgactctgataagggaacgccgttcacctctaaggtaacgcaggagctatgtaaagacctcaagatcaattggcgttttcatatcccataccatccacagtcctctggcattgtggagcgcgcgaatagaacaattaagggtaagttgcgtaaggctatgcaagacgcaggcacgaaaaattgggtccaagttttaccgttggtcctcgctgatatgcgcatgactgctcaggtcgctctcgacaatttatctccgtacgagctcgtcatgggacgcccctttcctgtcccttggcgtagaggcatgcaggt
Above is a genomic segment from Neoarius graeffei isolate fNeoGra1 chromosome 14, fNeoGra1.pri, whole genome shotgun sequence containing:
- the LOC132898499 gene encoding protein NYNRIN-like isoform X1, with amino-acid sequence MSSIPCDHAYFSVIDLCSAFFSVPVGHETQPLFAFTHRGRQYTWTRLPQGFIDSPAVFTAVLRDALADLCLPRGSTVLQYADDLLVTAEDQDACAAATLSLLTLLAQKGFKVSRTKLQFCLTTVRYLGHDLSQGSRRLSPERVQVIMDTQVPATKHALMAFLGLINYCRQWIPDCSIYDKCLRSAISHSDPLTQPLVWTEDMLTAFKALKQALCSAPALGLPNYRLPFHLYVCNQKGTASGVLAQEHGGGMRPCAFLSKTLDAVAQGLPGCLRAVAACALMVTDAEKLVLSHPLILHTSHDVVYILRNLSTQHLSAQRRSGYEFILLATEHLTVKPSSSFDSVAHALQRLLNSQDDDVAFDSHDCLSNIVFETSICPDLHSTPLSTGDSLFVDGSCSRPADGVFLCGYSVCRLPDEIVEAHSLPFSSAQAAELYALTRACILAQDTDVTIYTDSRYAFGVAHDFGRIWASRGFTTADGKPISHSSLVTDLITACLLPCTLAIVKTRAHTRGDSFEVKGNSFADRVAKAAAASGVLPPGFNCALVSTDRMVSAVLPDIDLISIQASASVADTQFWDAQGATEKSGVLLDAQGRLCLPRHCTPFLVREFHGPTHRGRRGVVEDMNRTFCINNLHTDAHNILDKCLTCAQNNLSKPGAVHQHLPIPDTPFQEWQIDFTHMPKQGPFKYLLVMIDKFSRWIEAFPCSKENARTAVNKLTQEIIPRYGLPVGIDSDKGTPFTSKVTQELCKDLKINWRFHIPYHPQSSGIVERANRTIKGKLRKAMQDAGTKNWVQVLPLVLADMRMTAQVALDNLSPYELVMGRPFPVPWRRGMQVIGTGDLEVHLSEYAVGLMRVLDEYWARVNSKKPPIPEAHTHPFEVGDRVLVKRFAKLNAPMEESPYSGPTDVLAVTRTAVLTDLFPQWIHASRIKKAPM
- the LOC132898499 gene encoding protein NYNRIN-like isoform X2, with protein sequence MSSIPCDHAYFSVIDLCSAFFSVPVGHETQPLFAFTHRGRQYTWTRLPQGFIDSPAVFTAVLRDALADLCLPRGSTVLQYADDLLVTAEDQDACAAATLSLLTLLAQKGFKVSRTKLQFCLTTVRYLGHDLSQGSRRLSPERVQVIMDTQAAELYALTRACILAQDTDVTIYTDSRYAFGVAHDFGRIWASRGFTTADGKPISHSSLVTDLITACLLPCTLAIVKTRAHTRGDSFEVKGNSFADRVAKAAAASGVLPPGFNCALVSTDRMVSAVLPDIDLISIQASASVADTQFWDAQGATEKSGVLLDAQGRLCLPRHCTPFLVREFHGPTHRGRRGVVEDMNRTFCINNLHTDAHNILDKCLTCAQNNLSKPGAVHQHLPIPDTPFQEWQIDFTHMPKQGPFKYLLVMIDKFSRWIEAFPCSKENARTAVNKLTQEIIPRYGLPVGIDSDKGTPFTSKVTQELCKDLKINWRFHIPYHPQSSGIVERANRTIKGKLRKAMQDAGTKNWVQVLPLVLADMRMTAQVALDNLSPYELVMGRPFPVPWRRGMQVIGTGDLEVHLSEYAVGLMRVLDEYWARVNSKKPPIPEAHTHPFEVGDRVLVKRFAKLNAPMEESPYSGPTDVLAVTRTAVLTDLFPQWIHASRIKKAPM